The Pseudanabaena sp. ABRG5-3 genome includes the window CCAATAGATGTGTGCCACTGCTATAAACAGTTTGTAGAGCTTTAATCTGGCGATCGCCCACTATACCAAAGACCCCTTCCTTGAGTCCTTCAGTCATTCCTAAAATGGCATTAAGAGGGGTACGGAGTTCATGGCTCATATTGGCAAGAAACTCATCTTTCATTCTGGTTGCGCGAATGAGTTCCTCATTAGAAATGGCAAGTTGTTGATTGCTCTCAGTTAGTTGTGCCTCAGCTTGTTGGCGGACAGAGAGTTCCTGTTGAAGCTGCTCAAATAAACTCGTCTGCTGAACCGCGATCGCTAGTTGGCTAGCTACTTGCTTGAGTAGGTCAATTTCCCAATCTTGCCACTGACGGGGGCGATCGCATTGGTGGGCAATCAGCAAGCCCCACAATTTTTGTTGCTGGATAATAGGGACTACGAGTTTGGCTCTAACATGTATTTCAGCAAGAAAATTGGCTAAATTGGGTGAAATAAATTGTTGAGGATCTTCGCGATCGCTAAGTGTATATATTCTTCCCTGCACATAGCGCTCATAGCTTTGTTCTGGGAATACTTCTTCAGGAAAGACAATATCTAAAATTTTGGGCCAGTTTGGTGATACTGATTCAGCAATAGCGGCTCCTGTTCCTCCTGAAAAGACCCGATAAACTAACACGCGATCCAACTCTAATATTTGATGGATTTCCCCAACGGCTGCATTCAAAATCTCGTCTAGATCCAGAGATAAACGCATTCTTTTGGTGATAGAACTGAGCAAATGTTCTTGAGTTGACTGTTGTTTTAACTTCAGTTCTGCCTGTTTGCGATCGGTAATATCTTGGAGCAGTGCAAGCAGATAGGATTTACCATCATCACTGGATAGAACCGATCGCGACATCGCTATGGTCAGCTTTCGCCCATCTTTATGCTGAATCTCCCATTCCTCATGGATAGGATGCTCGGCTGGCGATGACATATTTAGATGATTGCTTTCCTGTGATTGCCTCTGGGATACAGGGTTCAAACTTTGCTCCCACCCAAATTGGTTGATTTCGGCTAAGGAATAACCTGTGATCAACTGCATTTGCTGGTTCCAGACCGTAAAATGGAGAAAAGGGAATTCCTCAATTTCATAACAAACACACAGACCTTCTGCCATATTTTCCATAATTTGTTGACGGAAAATATTTTCCTGTTGCAAATTGGCTTGAGCTAGTTTACGGGCAGTGATATCGTAGCGAATCGCTAAATATTGAAATGGTCGTCCTTGAGGATCAACAAAAGGGACAATCGTACTCTCCACCCAATAGAGACTACCATTCTTGTGTCGATTGCAGATTTCACCGCGCCAAATCTCCCCCCTAGAGATAGTGAGCCACATATCTTGAAAAAAGCTGTGGGGATGATAGCCAGATTTGATAATACGATGGGTTTGACCGACTAGTTCCTCACGGGAATAGCCAGAAATTCTACAGAAATAATCATTGACATAGGTGATCACGCCTCTAGCATCGGTGTTAGCAATGATTGCGGTCTGATCTAAGGCAAGTTTAAAGGCCGATAATTCTTGCAATAGCTGCCGCTTCTGTAACTCCGCTTGTTTGCGATCGCTAATATCCATCGCAATTCCAAATACGCGAATTACCTGATCTGACTCATCCTTAATAACTTCAAGCTTCACGAAAATATAACCAGAGGAACCATCATCACGAATAATCTGGAGATCGGTTTCATCATTTGTCCCCTCGGTAATGGCTCGATCTATAAGTTGGATAAAGCGATCGCGATCGTCCATTACCAAATAATTGAGCATTTGCCCATAGCTTGGTTCTGGGAGATCGGAATCTAAGCCAAAAATCCTAAATACTTCCGCAGACCAACTAAATTTTCGGGACTGGACATCTAACTCCCAACTACCAAGATGGGCAATCTGTTGTGCTTCCCTTAAGCTAGCTTCACTCTGTTTTAACTGAATAGTACGACTCTTGACACGATCTTCGAGGGTCTCATTAAGTTTTAGCAGCATTTCTACGTTCTGCTTGCGCCCTGTAATGTCCATGTGCGTACCAATCATTCGCACTGGATTGCCAGAGTCATCCCATTCCATTACCTTACCCTTGCATAGCACCCAAACCCAAGCCCCTAACTTGTGGCGCATTCGCAGTTCACATTCATAGGTCTCGGTCTCCCGTCGAAAGTGCTTCTCTAGACCTAGATTTGCCCTTGGTAAATCTTCAGGATGGAGGTTATTTAACCAAGTTGCAATAGAGATTGGTTGCAATTCGTCAGGGGTATAGCCGAGAATCTCTGCCCAGCGATCATCTAAGGTTACGGCTCCCGTTTGTATCCACCAATCCCATAGCCCAAGCCCTGAGTTCTCAATGGCAAGTTGGAGGCGTTCTTGGGTTCGCTCCAATTCAAGTCTTGACCGCAGGCGCTCTCTACGGATCTCTGACTCCCTCATTTCACGGCGTATTGCCTCTGCTAAGCGAACTAAACTTCCCTTCATTAAGTAGTCATTAGCCCCTTGACGCATCATTTCCACTGCCGCAGTTTCACCAATGGTTCCTGATACCACGATAAATGGGAGATCAGGCTGACTTTGTTTAACAATTTCTAAAGCCGTGGGAGCATTCAATGTGGGTAAGTGATAATCAGAAATAATGACATCCCAAGTTTGATGCTGTAAGGCAGTGCGTAGAGCTTCTGAGGTTTCCACCCGTTCCCAAACCAACTGAAATCCACCATGACGTAGCTCTCGGAGCAATAAGAGAGCGTCATCCTCGGAGTCTTCAATGATCAGGAGATTGAGTGGTTCAGCCATACAAACAATGGTTATATTTTGACGGGGATATTTGGCACTGTAAAGTAAATTGTCGCACCTTTTTCGACTTCGCCTTCAGCCCAAACTTTACCACCATGACGATGAACGACCCTTTGCACTGTGGCTAAACCGATACCAGTACCAGGAAATTCGTTGGTATTATGTAGCCGTTGGAAAACGCCAAAGAGCATTTTAGTGTAATTCATATCAAAGCCTGCACCATCATCGCGAACAAAATAAACAAGCTGTCCTTCTTGGTGGATTACACCAAATTCAATGCGAGCCGTGGCATGATGGCTGGTAAATTTCCAAGCATTTTGGATTAAGTTGCTGATGATCACTCGCATCAGGGTGGCATCAGCGGTAACACATAGATCTGGTGAGACCACCACTTCAACTTGTCTTTGCGGATCTGACTCTCGCAATTCATGGATTTGTTCTTGGACTAGAGCGCTAAGGTTAACATTGCTATACTGCATTTCCGATCGCGATACGCGCGAGAGTCTGAGCAGATCGTCAATGAGCATTCCCATACGTTGGATATTACGGCGAATGCGCTCGAAGTAGTCTCGACCATCTTCGTCAAATTTATCAGCATAGTCCTCCATTAAGGCATTACTAAAGCCATCAATCGCCCTTAATGGCGCACGTAAATCGTGAGATACCGAGTAGGCAAAGGCTTCTAGCTCTCGGTTGGAGGCTTCTAACTGCGCGGCAGTTTGCTGGATCGTGATTTCTGCTCGTTTGCGATCGCTAATGTCAAGGTTAATGCCGACCATCCTGAGGGGTTCTCCTTGTTCATTGCGCTGTACTAGAGAATATGCCTTAATGAAGCGGATAGTTCCATCGGGAAGAAGCACTCGAAATTCAGGATCATATTCTTTTTCCCCTCGCAGAGACTGTTGAATTGCATTTTCAGTATTTAAGCGATCCTCTGGATATAAGGTACTTGCCCAAGCATCATAGGCATTGGCAAACTGTTCTGGTTTGAGTCCATATAGCTCATACATGCGATCATCCCAACGGAGAATGTTGTGCGGAATGTCCCAATCCCAGATGCCGAGCGACCCAGATTTAACGGCTAGGGTCAAGCGATCGGAGAGATTGCGGAGGGATGCTTCGGCTTGTTTGCGATCGCTAATATCCTGTGCTGTCCCGATGGTCTGCTTGGGCTGACCATGCTCATCCCGACTAAATACGGAGTCACGGCTATAGAGCCATCGATATTCACCATTAACATGACGCATCCGATATTCAATCTCAAAGATATCACCATCCTGAGCCGCTGCGATTTGCTGGTAATAGTGAGGCATTTTGGCGAGATCATCGGGGTGCATCAAATTACTAAACAAATCCGCGCCCATCGCCTGAATCTCTGCTGAAGTATAGCCCAGCACAGAGGCAACTTCACGATTACAGTAAACATTACGATGTTCTTGAATATCGTAGAGATAGAGAATATTAGGGGAGGCATCGGCAATTTTTTGAATAAATCGCTGCTTTTCTAAAATCTCCTCTTCGGCATATTTGCGATTAGTAATATCACGGGCAGCAGCATAGACAGAATTACCATAGGGACGGGAATACCACTCAATATAGCGATAGGTTCCATCCTTACATCGATAGCGATTGACAAAGGCGATGACTGCATCCTGTGCACCTAGAGTTTCCATACTTTCTAAAGTCGCTGCCACATCATCGGGATGCACAAAGTCTAAATATTTTTGTCCTTCGAGTTCAGCAATGGTATATCCCAAGGTCGTTTCCCAAGCTCGGTTGAGGCGGCAGAAATAGCCTTCTGTATCAGCAATACATAATAAGTCTAGAGCTACACTAAAGAAACGCTCTAATTCGGCTTTGGACTCCTGTAGTTGGGCTTCCGCCTGTTTGCGATCGCTAATATCAATACAAGATCCGATATATCCTAAAAATTCACCATCAGCGTCAAAGCGAGGAATACCCGTAGACAGCAACCAGCGATATTCACCATCAAATCTTCTATAACGATATTCCACGGAGAAACTTTGACGGGTCTCAAAGATATCCTCATAGCTATCTATGTAAAATTGACGATCTTCAGGATGAATCAATTCTTCCCAGCCATATTCTACTTCTTCCTCTATAGTTCTTCCTGTAAACTCTAGCCAAGGTCTATTGAAGTGGAAATAAAGTTTATCTAAACCTGACATCCAAATCATTACAGGAGCATAGTCGGCAAGATAACGGAATCTGGATTCACTTTCTTGAATTGCAACTTCGGCTTGTTTAAGGTTGGTAATATCTCTAAGACTAACGATTATGCCTGCAATATTCTTGTTGATATCTAAATAGGGAGTATAAGTCACGCTCAAAAACTGGGGAACTACATTAGGGTAGTCAAACCATTTTTCATATTGCACAGTCTGTCCTGCTAGACATTGATCGAGTCGTTGTTTAACATAATTGTCAAACAACTCCGCTCCCAGAATATCTCTTACAGATGCTCCGATGACTTCATCAAAGGATTTATTACACCAGTTCAGATAGGCTTGATTAACTATTTGATAAGTATAGTTATGATCTAGCAGCGCAATCCCATCTTTTGTGGAAGATACAATATTCTCATACCGTTTTAGACTCACTTCCGCCCGTTTGCGATCGCTAATATCTTTGGCAATACCTAAGAAACCCGTAATTCTCTGTTTAAAATCCCTTAAAGCAGTAACAGACAGTAACACAGGCAATCGTGATCCATCCTTGCGAATATAAGTCCATTCTTCTTCACTGACTAGTCCGAGACGTGCTTTGGCAACAAAAACCTCAAAGCCCACAGGGATATCACGATTTAATTCCACCGAGAGTGAAGCGGCCCGATTAACTACCTCTTGAGGATCATGCAGAATAGCAGGTGTCACTTTACCAATTACTTCATAGGCGTTATAGCCTAACATCCTCTCTGCCGCAGCATTAAATGTCTGGATGACACCATCAGGATCAGTAGAAATAAATGAATAATCAGCACTATCAAGGATTGCCCTTTGCATACTGTTGACTTGCCAAAGTTCTTGAGTGCGCTCGATCACCTTGGCTTCTAGTTCTTGATTTAGTTGGAGTAAAGCCGCTTCAGCTTGTTTGCGATCGCTAATATCCCTAGCAATTGTCGAAAATTGCTCGACATTGTTGTCAGATCCTCGATGACAGACGATCATCTGCAAAACAGGAAAAGTACTACCATCACGGCGGCGGAGTAAAGTCTCCCCTGACCAAAAGCCCTTTTGGACGCATTGGGGTAGTGCTTCATGCAAAATCATTTCGGCAATCTCTGGTGGATGGTAGTCAGGAATCTGTGTATGGGCAAGATCCTCGTCGGGGTCAATACCTAAGAGCGATCGCCCTGCTTGATTGAGGTAGAGGACATAGCCATTAACATCTACAGAAGCAATAACATCGCGAGCCGCTTCAAGGATCACTAACCGACGTTGAGCCTGTTCTTCTGCTTGTTTACGATCATGAATATCCGTATGGGTTCCGAGCATTCTTAAGGGATTACCTGCTTCATCCCATTCCACAATTTTCCCCAAAGAGAGAATCCATTTCCATTCACCACTATGGGTAAGCTGCCGAAATTCCACTTTGTATTCGGGCAAATTACCAGCTATGTATTCCTGATATACCTTTGCTACTGCCTCGCGATCATCAGGATGGAGTCGCTCAATCCATTTAGCGTTACTTTCCTCAAAGGTGGCATGGTCATAGCCCAGCATAGTCGCATATTCAGTGCTGACTAATGCATATCCTGTTTGCAAATTTAGGTCATACAAGCCTTGGTTAGCAGCATTTAGCGCTAGTCGTAGGCGCTCTTCGCTCTCATAGGTTTTATGCTCATCTTGAGAACGAGCTTGGGCATTGATAATAGTCTGTCCTAGCACTTGCAACAGCCGCACAGTCTTTTCATCTAACACCAGAGGCTGACTAAAGGAGGAAAATCCAATTGATCCCGTAGTAACAGATTTTTGTACTAAGGGAATCATCAAAATCGAAGTTAAGTTTAACTGTTGCCAATTAGCTTGATCGATCGCCGCTTCAGCAGGTAAATCGTTAACATCGCGGATATAGACAATATCTCTCTGCATCAAAATTTGGCTACTCCAAGGAAACAAAGTCCAACAAGGAATATTCTGAGCTAGCGCTATTTGACTAGGGATGCCCTTGTTA containing:
- a CDS encoding PAS domain S-box protein; this encodes MSNLASSLSITDLQAAIIRNPLVVTADTLMMEAIAQMSNTTLCVSNAEEHQDPLYLEARSSCVLVMEADCIVGIITERDVVMLSAQQRSLDNLTVREVMVAPVVTLREADFTDLFVAVNLFQQYHIRHIPVVDHCDRLLGIVTHESLWKLMQPVYPPSVQQTSELSTKVENEQINAQVSAKIAASFYRQARTALFERQRTEAALKVQIDFNQLIAEITSRFVDVHPNELDAEISHSLQLIGEITQVDTSYIFHYDDVNLTTSMTYEWTNKGIPSQIALAQNIPCWTLFPWSSQILMQRDIVYIRDVNDLPAEAAIDQANWQQLNLTSILMIPLVQKSVTTGSIGFSSFSQPLVLDEKTVRLLQVLGQTIINAQARSQDEHKTYESEERLRLALNAANQGLYDLNLQTGYALVSTEYATMLGYDHATFEESNAKWIERLHPDDREAVAKVYQEYIAGNLPEYKVEFRQLTHSGEWKWILSLGKIVEWDEAGNPLRMLGTHTDIHDRKQAEEQAQRRLVILEAARDVIASVDVNGYVLYLNQAGRSLLGIDPDEDLAHTQIPDYHPPEIAEMILHEALPQCVQKGFWSGETLLRRRDGSTFPVLQMIVCHRGSDNNVEQFSTIARDISDRKQAEAALLQLNQELEAKVIERTQELWQVNSMQRAILDSADYSFISTDPDGVIQTFNAAAERMLGYNAYEVIGKVTPAILHDPQEVVNRAASLSVELNRDIPVGFEVFVAKARLGLVSEEEWTYIRKDGSRLPVLLSVTALRDFKQRITGFLGIAKDISDRKRAEVSLKRYENIVSSTKDGIALLDHNYTYQIVNQAYLNWCNKSFDEVIGASVRDILGAELFDNYVKQRLDQCLAGQTVQYEKWFDYPNVVPQFLSVTYTPYLDINKNIAGIIVSLRDITNLKQAEVAIQESESRFRYLADYAPVMIWMSGLDKLYFHFNRPWLEFTGRTIEEEVEYGWEELIHPEDRQFYIDSYEDIFETRQSFSVEYRYRRFDGEYRWLLSTGIPRFDADGEFLGYIGSCIDISDRKQAEAQLQESKAELERFFSVALDLLCIADTEGYFCRLNRAWETTLGYTIAELEGQKYLDFVHPDDVAATLESMETLGAQDAVIAFVNRYRCKDGTYRYIEWYSRPYGNSVYAAARDITNRKYAEEEILEKQRFIQKIADASPNILYLYDIQEHRNVYCNREVASVLGYTSAEIQAMGADLFSNLMHPDDLAKMPHYYQQIAAAQDGDIFEIEYRMRHVNGEYRWLYSRDSVFSRDEHGQPKQTIGTAQDISDRKQAEASLRNLSDRLTLAVKSGSLGIWDWDIPHNILRWDDRMYELYGLKPEQFANAYDAWASTLYPEDRLNTENAIQQSLRGEKEYDPEFRVLLPDGTIRFIKAYSLVQRNEQGEPLRMVGINLDISDRKRAEITIQQTAAQLEASNRELEAFAYSVSHDLRAPLRAIDGFSNALMEDYADKFDEDGRDYFERIRRNIQRMGMLIDDLLRLSRVSRSEMQYSNVNLSALVQEQIHELRESDPQRQVEVVVSPDLCVTADATLMRVIISNLIQNAWKFTSHHATARIEFGVIHQEGQLVYFVRDDGAGFDMNYTKMLFGVFQRLHNTNEFPGTGIGLATVQRVVHRHGGKVWAEGEVEKGATIYFTVPNIPVKI
- a CDS encoding PAS domain-containing protein, producing the protein MAEPLNLLIIEDSEDDALLLLRELRHGGFQLVWERVETSEALRTALQHQTWDVIISDYHLPTLNAPTALEIVKQSQPDLPFIVVSGTIGETAAVEMMRQGANDYLMKGSLVRLAEAIRREMRESEIRRERLRSRLELERTQERLQLAIENSGLGLWDWWIQTGAVTLDDRWAEILGYTPDELQPISIATWLNNLHPEDLPRANLGLEKHFRRETETYECELRMRHKLGAWVWVLCKGKVMEWDDSGNPVRMIGTHMDITGRKQNVEMLLKLNETLEDRVKSRTIQLKQSEASLREAQQIAHLGSWELDVQSRKFSWSAEVFRIFGLDSDLPEPSYGQMLNYLVMDDRDRFIQLIDRAITEGTNDETDLQIIRDDGSSGYIFVKLEVIKDESDQVIRVFGIAMDISDRKQAELQKRQLLQELSAFKLALDQTAIIANTDARGVITYVNDYFCRISGYSREELVGQTHRIIKSGYHPHSFFQDMWLTISRGEIWRGEICNRHKNGSLYWVESTIVPFVDPQGRPFQYLAIRYDITARKLAQANLQQENIFRQQIMENMAEGLCVCYEIEEFPFLHFTVWNQQMQLITGYSLAEINQFGWEQSLNPVSQRQSQESNHLNMSSPAEHPIHEEWEIQHKDGRKLTIAMSRSVLSSDDGKSYLLALLQDITDRKQAELKLKQQSTQEHLLSSITKRMRLSLDLDEILNAAVGEIHQILELDRVLVYRVFSGGTGAAIAESVSPNWPKILDIVFPEEVFPEQSYERYVQGRIYTLSDREDPQQFISPNLANFLAEIHVRAKLVVPIIQQQKLWGLLIAHQCDRPRQWQDWEIDLLKQVASQLAIAVQQTSLFEQLQQELSVRQQAEAQLTESNQQLAISNEELIRATRMKDEFLANMSHELRTPLNAILGMTEGLKEGVFGIVGDRQIKALQTVYSSGTHLLELINDILDVAKIESGQVTLELTNVSITNLCQSSIAFIKQQASAKKIQVIDKIPPYLPELMLDERRIRQVLINLLNNAVKFTPEGGTITLEVSSYIANSDIASSEKNNAEDVYLRIAVIDTGIGISAKNIQKLFQPFIQIDSALNRQYVGTGLGLALVKRIVELHGGKVGLTSEVGVGSHFMIDLPSKNSSIRSLPSSSELVTNADVISSAIHSESTTSPLILLADDNEANTSTIVCYLEAKGYRLLLAQNGQEAIAIAKAQHPDLILMDIQMPVIDGLEAIRQIRLDPHLLDVPIIALTALAMIGDRERCLAVGANEYIAKPVKLKQLASTMQLLLKN